The Salvia miltiorrhiza cultivar Shanhuang (shh) chromosome 1, IMPLAD_Smil_shh, whole genome shotgun sequence genome has a window encoding:
- the LOC131006656 gene encoding uncharacterized protein LOC131006656: MRVRFWEEVWAGGKPLKFVFQRLYNLCLDKRGLVGESGYWENGEWKWEIGWRRELREERDREMWEAMTTFISQVFPCAGKEDEWSWKSGKDDVFTTKAAYDIIAASNNGQFPEEEVEAAKVWKAKAPHKTIVTAWRGLINRLPTCDNLLKRNVSIGYEERWCNSCVMQEETAEHIFLHCPKVEMVWDQIHQWIDLKTAKPKGILQHFKSFVLGVKRKEGRKLLLALWVGIIWLIWKYRNESRFEGRVWDASQLVLEMKGRLWSWNKIFHLVDENVSFSSWCSSEHKLSFL; the protein is encoded by the coding sequence ATGAGGGTGAGGTTTTGGGAGGAGGTTTGGGCTGGGGGTAAACCTTTGAAATTCGTCTTTCAGAGATTATACAATCTATGTCTGGACAAAAGAGGTTTGGTGGGGGAATCGGGCTACTGGGAGAATGGCGAGTGGAAATGGGAGATTGGATGGAGAAGAGAGTTGAGAGAGGAGAGGGATAGAGAGATGTGGGAGGCTATGACGACGTTTATTTCTCAAGTTTTTCCTTGTGCAGGTAAGGAAGATGAATGGAGCTGGAAATCTGGTAAAGATGACGTTTTTACAACAAAGGCGGCATACGATATCATCGCGGCCTCCAATAATGGGCAATTCCCGGAGGAGGAAGTCGAGGCAGCAAAAGTTTGGAAGGCTAAGGCACCCCATAAGACAATAGTTACGGCTTGGAGAGGCTTGATCAATAGATTGCCTACATGCGATAATTTGCTTAAAAGGAATGTCTCCATTGGTTACGAAGAGAGATGGTGTAATTCGTGCGTGATGCAAGAGGAAACAGCGGAGCACATCTTCCTTCACTGTCCCAAAGTCGAGATGGTGTGGGATCAAATTCATCAATGGATCGACTTAAAAACAGCCAAGCCAAAAGGTATCTTACAACACTTTAAATCCTTTGTTCTTGGAGTTAAAAGGAAAGAAGGGAGAAAACTGCTCCTTGCACTGTGGGTTGGAATTATTTGGCTGATTTGGAAATACAGAAACGAGAGTAGGTTCGAAGGTAGGGTGTGGGATGCCAGTCAACTTGTTTTGGAGATGAAGGGTAGATTATGGAGTTGGAACAAGATTTTTCACCTTGTAGATGAAAATGTTTCCTTCTCTTCATGGTGTTCAAGTGAACACAAACTCTCCTTTTTGTAA